A part of Xenopus tropicalis strain Nigerian chromosome 4, UCB_Xtro_10.0, whole genome shotgun sequence genomic DNA contains:
- the LOC105947067 gene encoding transaldolase, protein MAARRGIPTEKKSSLSEEEQINNIMDKLFVLFGVEILKKIPGRVSTDVDARWLSQQYQRAVLYIFVLLFVILTSFCLHRLSFDKDGMVKRAKRLIALYKEAGIDKERILIKLSSTWEGIQAGKILEEEYGIHCNMTLLFSFAQAVACAEAGVTLFSPFVGRILDWHVANSDKKSYEPSEDPGVKSVAKIYNYYKKFGYKTIVMGASFRNTGEIKALTGCDYLTISPKLLGELAKDSSKLTPVLTVKEAQASNLEKVHLEEKDFRWLHNEDQMAVEKLSDGIRKFAIDAVKLEKMLKERLCSAENGK, encoded by the exons GTCAGAAGAAGAGCAGATCAATAATATCATGGACAAGCTTTTCGTCCTGTTTGGAGTGGAAATCCTTAAGAAAATACCTGGTCGAGTTTCCACAGATGTGGATGCCCG ATGGCTATCCCAGCAGTACCAGAGAGCAGTTCTATATATTTTTGTGCTGCTGTTTGTGATCCTGACATCCTTTTGTTTGCACAGGCTATCTTTCGATAAAGATGGAATGGTGAAGCGTGCAAAGCGCCTTATAGCTCTCTACAAGGAAGCTGGAATTGATAAAGAGAGGATCCTGATCAAGCTTTCTTCAACATGGGAGGGAATCCAAGCTGGCAA GATTCTTGAGGAAGAATATGGCATTCACTGCAACATGACCCTGCTGTTCTCCTTTGCCCAGGCAGTGGCATGTGCTGAGGCTGGCGTTACACTCTTTTCTCCATTCGTGGGTAGGATATTGGACTGGCATGTAGCAAACTCTGATAAGAAGAGCTACGAGCCTTCAGAAGATCC aggTGTAAAAAGCGTTGCCAAAATCTACAACTACTACAAAAAATTTGGCTACAAAACCATTGTGATGGGGGCATCCTTTAGGAACACCGGCGAAATCAAAGCTCTGACTGGATGTGATTATCTCACCATCTCCCCCAAACTGCTCGGTGAGCTGGCCAAAGACAGCAGCAAACTCACCCCAGTGCTTACAGTCAAAGAGG CCCAGGCAAGTAACCTAGAGAAAGTGCACTTGGAGGAAAAAGATTTCCGGTGGCTGCATAACGAAGACCAAATGGCAGTGGAGAAACTGTCCGATGGGATCAGGAAATTTGCCATTGATGCTGTTAAGTTGGAGAAGATGTTAAAG GAACGCCTCTGCAGTGCAGAAAATGGGAAATAA